A single region of the Fimbriimonadaceae bacterium genome encodes:
- a CDS encoding DUF1579 domain-containing protein has protein sequence MFATPQKEHEWLQKFVGEWTFEMPGCGEGQEKSTGTETGHMIGGLWAQLNGSGEMPDGSPMTTRMTVGFDPQKGRYIGTWIGSMMTHLWVYDGEMNEAGTTLTLSAEGPDFETPGKMRQYRDVMEFKSDDHRVLTSHMLGDNGEWTQFMEANYYRVK, from the coding sequence ATGTTTGCAACACCACAGAAAGAGCACGAATGGCTTCAGAAGTTTGTCGGGGAATGGACTTTCGAAATGCCCGGCTGCGGCGAAGGCCAAGAGAAGAGCACGGGAACAGAGACGGGACACATGATCGGCGGGCTTTGGGCGCAATTGAACGGGTCGGGGGAAATGCCGGATGGCAGCCCAATGACTACACGGATGACGGTCGGCTTTGACCCGCAGAAGGGCCGATACATCGGCACCTGGATAGGCTCGATGATGACGCATTTGTGGGTCTATGACGGGGAGATGAACGAGGCAGGCACGACGCTGACGCTGAGCGCGGAGGGGCCGGACTTCGAGACGCCAGGAAAGATGCGCCAATATCGCGACGTCATGGAGTTCAAGAGCGACGACCACCGAGTCTTGACCTCGCACATGCTGGGTGACAACGGTGAGTGGACGCAGTTTATGGAGGCGAACTACTATCGCGTGAAGTAG
- a CDS encoding N-acetyltransferase encodes MMNDKHTQTDDRLDEALDESFPASDPPAVTAIPTPKDNTERSRYELQLDGGLAILDYRRDSGVVSLNHTEVPHALRGRGIANMLTRYALESARSDGLKVKAVCPFVKGFLDKHQEYADLVG; translated from the coding sequence ATGATGAATGACAAGCACACACAAACGGATGACCGGCTTGACGAGGCTTTGGACGAATCTTTCCCCGCCAGTGATCCTCCTGCGGTCACGGCTATCCCAACGCCGAAGGACAATACCGAGCGGAGCCGGTATGAGCTCCAACTTGACGGCGGTCTTGCAATCTTGGACTATCGCAGAGATTCGGGAGTAGTGTCGCTCAACCACACTGAAGTGCCCCATGCCTTGCGAGGACGCGGGATCGCGAACATGCTCACGCGGTACGCGCTTGAGTCGGCCAGGAGCGATGGGTTAAAGGTGAAAGCGGTGTGTCCGTTTGTGAAGGGGTTCTTGGATAAGCATCAAGAGTATGCGGATTTAGTGGGATAG
- a CDS encoding site-2 protease family protein translates to MQIEEQIEPDRTEQKMSLAKLNAFLNWSVSVGRLFGIPIKLHISLVFFLYPVLMGWGMGVWHTLEYVLLIVLSILLHEFGHALTAKRYRLTGLSITLHGFGGFAVSSGYRSPKQALIITLMGPAVTFAVAGFCLSVGTLGLNAAELGSEARTQFLIVHAVGFLNLMLGFLNLIPSYPFDGGHAVQAILNRKQDEFKSMRVVFHLGLVVSILVLVYGLISGHSLVTIFGLIGGATSLVNLRQTGGIRFREPFQDRKSRKEAEAARMRERARDQAFLSDVMNREKAREERERLRKILEASLDDE, encoded by the coding sequence TTGCAGATTGAAGAGCAGATAGAGCCAGACCGAACCGAGCAAAAGATGAGCCTTGCAAAGCTAAACGCCTTTTTGAATTGGTCGGTCTCCGTGGGCCGACTCTTTGGCATTCCGATCAAGCTCCATATCTCGCTTGTCTTCTTTCTCTATCCGGTTCTTATGGGTTGGGGGATGGGCGTCTGGCACACGCTCGAATATGTGCTCTTGATCGTCCTGAGTATCCTCCTCCACGAGTTCGGTCACGCACTTACCGCAAAGCGCTACCGCCTCACCGGACTCTCGATCACCCTCCACGGTTTTGGTGGGTTTGCCGTCTCAAGTGGCTACCGCTCACCCAAACAAGCCCTCATCATAACGCTGATGGGGCCAGCCGTCACATTTGCAGTAGCGGGATTCTGCTTATCGGTCGGCACACTTGGATTGAACGCAGCCGAACTCGGGTCTGAAGCGCGGACGCAGTTTCTCATCGTGCATGCCGTAGGCTTTCTGAACCTGATGCTCGGATTCCTCAACCTCATCCCGAGTTATCCATTCGACGGCGGTCATGCGGTTCAGGCCATCCTCAACCGAAAGCAGGACGAATTCAAGTCCATGCGGGTTGTCTTTCACCTGGGCTTGGTCGTCAGCATCCTTGTCTTAGTCTATGGCCTGATCTCGGGGCATAGCCTCGTCACGATTTTCGGCCTGATCGGCGGAGCAACTTCTTTGGTTAACCTGCGGCAAACAGGTGGAATCAGGTTCCGAGAGCCGTTTCAAGATCGAAAGAGTAGGAAAGAGGCCGAAGCGGCCCGCATGCGCGAAAGAGCCAGGGATCAAGCGTTTCTAAGCGATGTGATGAACCGGGAAAAGGCGCGAGAAGAGCGTGAGCGGTTGAGAAAGATCCTCGAAGCTTCGCTGGACGATGAGTAG
- a CDS encoding cupin domain-containing protein, whose amino-acid sequence MLDEQTPITLAPNEGRTYFCGPMRAVFKADGEETGSRYSVSEWWVEPQQPGSGPHSHDANDELFYVTEGTMSFRVGDEWTDCPRGTFLRVPAGVIHDFRNRTDAPACVLNVFLPGGFEESMPQIVKWFEDHPEGVQ is encoded by the coding sequence ATGCTCGACGAACAAACGCCGATTACACTTGCGCCAAACGAAGGTCGTACCTACTTTTGCGGCCCCATGCGCGCGGTCTTCAAAGCCGACGGCGAAGAGACGGGCAGCCGCTACAGCGTCTCCGAATGGTGGGTCGAGCCGCAGCAGCCGGGCTCTGGACCACACTCGCACGACGCAAACGATGAACTGTTCTACGTCACCGAAGGCACGATGTCGTTTCGTGTGGGCGACGAATGGACCGACTGCCCTCGCGGCACATTCCTGCGTGTCCCAGCCGGTGTCATCCACGATTTTCGCAACCGCACCGACGCCCCTGCCTGCGTCCTGAACGTCTTTCTCCCCGGCGGGTTCGAGGAATCCATGCCCCAGATCGTAAAGTGGTTTGAAGATCACCCCGAAGGCGTACAGTAA
- a CDS encoding SUMF1/EgtB/PvdO family nonheme iron enzyme — MLSTLAGLILILSPIPEPKAFVAVKAGKYTVGDTIRLDNFKRTVTLKAFEIARYETTNSEFEAFVKATKYVTDAERKHDAMVFDPPMEEFRWTQDKTAFWRFPNGKARGGIGDKMDHPVTCISYHDAQEYCKWAGVRLPTLDEWEVASRAGAKTDFFFGKENTEIGQYANVWHGRDHTKPDLSDGYMYTSPVGKFKPNPWGLYDIYGNVFEFCSGRVESDTSERSVHARGGSWWCSKNACNFFNSVDIGKMDIRASFSNQGFRVVKGK; from the coding sequence ATGCTTTCCACCCTCGCCGGACTGATCCTAATTCTCTCGCCAATCCCAGAGCCAAAAGCTTTCGTCGCCGTTAAGGCCGGAAAGTACACCGTCGGCGACACCATCCGCCTCGATAACTTCAAGCGCACCGTCACCCTCAAGGCCTTTGAGATCGCCAGATACGAGACCACTAACTCCGAATTTGAAGCGTTCGTCAAGGCGACGAAGTACGTCACGGACGCCGAACGCAAGCACGATGCCATGGTCTTCGATCCCCCGATGGAAGAGTTTCGGTGGACTCAAGACAAGACCGCTTTTTGGCGCTTTCCAAACGGCAAAGCAAGGGGAGGGATCGGCGACAAAATGGACCACCCCGTCACCTGCATCAGCTATCACGACGCACAGGAATATTGCAAATGGGCAGGCGTTCGGCTGCCGACGCTCGACGAATGGGAGGTTGCCAGTCGAGCTGGGGCTAAGACCGATTTTTTCTTTGGCAAGGAAAATACAGAGATCGGTCAATACGCAAACGTCTGGCACGGGCGTGACCACACAAAGCCAGACCTCAGCGACGGCTATATGTACACCTCGCCGGTAGGGAAGTTTAAGCCGAACCCGTGGGGCCTGTACGACATCTACGGTAACGTGTTTGAGTTCTGTTCGGGCAGGGTCGAGAGCGATACGTCTGAGCGAAGCGTCCACGCGCGCGGCGGGTCGTGGTGGTGCAGCAAAAACGCCTGCAACTTCTTTAACTCGGTCGACATCGGCAAAATGGACATCCGTGCATCCTTCAGCAATCAAGGGTTCCGGGTTGTAAAAGGGAAGTAA
- a CDS encoding ornithine cyclodeaminase family protein has product MSAFRSITAQDLARLLPFKELVEALRAQYQSGCTVPPRHHHTVDQGSEPESTLLLMPAWDDEWLGIKNVTVTPGNGARDLPTVSATYLLYRKQTGELAAIIDGAELTARRTAANSALAADLLAHPDAKRMLMVGTGKLGSNLPLAHASVRPLERIDVWGRRHERAVRLASELQAAGLNAYPVESLETACREADIISCATLAKDALIKGEWLKPGSHLDLVGAFRPDMREADAQAVAGAWLAVDHRAGVLAEAGDVLCAISEGAITQDHIEADLPQLCQGTVQRPNDQEQRTAFKSVGMALQDLCAAKMALR; this is encoded by the coding sequence ATGTCCGCATTCCGCTCCATCACGGCCCAAGACCTCGCCCGACTCCTGCCCTTCAAAGAACTCGTCGAGGCCCTTCGCGCCCAATACCAAAGCGGATGCACCGTCCCCCCACGCCACCACCACACCGTCGATCAAGGAAGCGAGCCCGAATCCACGCTCCTCCTCATGCCCGCCTGGGACGACGAGTGGCTTGGAATCAAAAACGTCACCGTCACCCCTGGGAATGGCGCGCGCGACCTGCCGACCGTCAGCGCCACCTACCTCCTCTACCGCAAGCAGACAGGAGAGCTCGCCGCCATCATCGACGGCGCTGAACTCACCGCTCGCCGCACCGCCGCCAACTCCGCCCTCGCCGCCGACCTCCTCGCCCATCCCGACGCTAAGCGCATGCTCATGGTCGGCACCGGCAAACTTGGTTCCAATCTTCCGCTCGCCCACGCCTCCGTAAGGCCGCTGGAACGCATCGACGTGTGGGGAAGACGCCACGAAAGAGCCGTTAGGCTGGCTAGTGAATTACAGGCCGCCGGACTGAACGCCTACCCTGTCGAATCCCTCGAAACGGCCTGCCGAGAGGCTGATATTATTAGCTGTGCGACGCTCGCCAAGGACGCGCTCATCAAGGGTGAATGGCTCAAGCCGGGTTCGCATCTCGATCTTGTCGGAGCCTTCCGACCCGACATGCGCGAAGCCGACGCTCAAGCCGTCGCCGGAGCCTGGCTAGCCGTCGATCACCGAGCGGGCGTCCTTGCCGAAGCTGGGGACGTACTCTGCGCCATCTCCGAAGGCGCGATCACCCAAGACCATATCGAAGCCGACCTCCCCCAGCTATGCCAAGGAACCGTTCAGAGGCCTAACGACCAGGAGCAAAGAACGGCCTTCAAATCTGTGGGCATGGCCCTCCAAGACCTCTGCGCGGCAAAGATGGCGCTGAGGTAG
- a CDS encoding TetR/AcrR family transcriptional regulator yields MSDQVQTKIPEKKVRLIEAAVRLMLRHGYAATSVDDICAKAEVTKGSFFYYFSSKEEICLAAMEAWAGYWLGIMDEAGFDRIPDPLDRVEHLFKVMEGAYLNPDVDPGCMIGTVAQECSLPSEKFRAICEAHLEFWKVNTSRLLSEAKAAYPPHTDFDADEVAWWLCSFVQGTLLIAKTQSDRAIVNSNIKHCRAYVMSLFDRKESAA; encoded by the coding sequence ATGAGTGATCAAGTCCAGACCAAGATACCGGAGAAGAAGGTTCGCCTGATCGAGGCAGCCGTGCGGCTGATGCTTCGGCACGGCTATGCGGCGACCTCGGTCGATGACATCTGCGCGAAGGCGGAGGTGACGAAAGGGAGCTTCTTCTACTACTTCTCCAGCAAGGAGGAGATCTGTCTGGCGGCGATGGAGGCTTGGGCTGGATACTGGCTCGGCATTATGGACGAGGCAGGCTTCGACCGCATCCCTGACCCGCTTGATCGGGTGGAGCATCTCTTCAAGGTGATGGAAGGGGCTTATCTGAATCCTGACGTGGACCCGGGCTGCATGATCGGAACGGTCGCGCAGGAGTGTTCCCTTCCCAGCGAGAAGTTCCGAGCGATCTGCGAGGCGCATCTTGAGTTCTGGAAGGTGAACACTTCTCGGCTCCTCAGTGAAGCTAAGGCTGCGTATCCACCGCATACCGACTTTGACGCGGACGAGGTGGCCTGGTGGCTGTGCAGCTTCGTTCAGGGGACTCTACTGATCGCGAAAACTCAGAGCGACCGCGCGATCGTGAACAGCAACATTAAACACTGTCGGGCTTATGTGATGAGCTTGTTCGACAGAAAGGAAAGTGCAGCCTAA
- a CDS encoding DUF1697 domain-containing protein: METDTIAANVRRILNLIGSSLPDQFDALAESGLGDILEQARRTAEIGIVWCGRYNVLVARFVGLIRGINVGGNNLIKMADFRAFLAEIGLTRAQTLLQSGNFVFKTETGSTAELEELLRTEASQRLSLNVQFYVRSEWEWMQMIGANPFPDSAKDDPSHLLVFTFVEPPSEEAIQEIREVYSGPESYKLVGGYLYACFPVGIGVSKLSEHKLWKKLTAQATGRNWNTVLKLAALMGEA; the protein is encoded by the coding sequence ATGGAAACAGACACGATCGCTGCCAACGTCAGGAGAATTCTGAACCTCATAGGTTCGAGCTTACCCGACCAATTCGATGCTCTTGCCGAATCTGGACTGGGAGATATTCTTGAGCAGGCACGGCGTACGGCTGAGATTGGAATCGTCTGGTGCGGCAGATACAATGTTCTCGTGGCGAGATTTGTGGGGCTCATTCGTGGGATCAATGTTGGTGGGAACAACCTTATCAAGATGGCGGATTTTCGGGCGTTTCTTGCTGAGATCGGGCTCACTCGCGCCCAAACTTTGCTACAGAGCGGGAACTTTGTTTTTAAGACCGAAACGGGTTCCACCGCAGAACTTGAAGAGTTGTTGAGGACGGAGGCCTCTCAGCGGCTGAGTCTAAACGTTCAGTTTTACGTGCGCTCGGAATGGGAATGGATGCAGATGATCGGCGCGAACCCTTTTCCTGACTCTGCAAAGGATGACCCCAGCCATTTGCTCGTGTTTACGTTCGTTGAGCCGCCTTCTGAAGAGGCTATTCAGGAGATTCGTGAGGTTTACTCGGGGCCGGAAAGCTATAAGCTTGTGGGCGGTTACCTGTACGCATGCTTCCCGGTTGGTATCGGCGTGTCGAAGCTTTCTGAGCATAAGTTGTGGAAGAAGCTGACTGCCCAAGCAACAGGACGAAATTGGAATACGGTATTGAAGTTGGCGGCTTTGATGGGTGAGGCGTAG
- a CDS encoding DinB family protein: protein MAHSIDFQQATTTLLRECFEGVPQSQDYSWFIQRNEALFDSFDSVTAEQASTHPAPDCSTIAAHTYHILFAMRWANNLQGGPEPVGTWETSWDKQSVNEAEWKELVATVRSECNSFVAWFEKNEDWSDEDNLIGALNVLPHMAYHLGAIRQLMKFV from the coding sequence ATGGCACACTCCATTGACTTTCAGCAAGCGACAACAACGCTTTTGCGTGAGTGCTTTGAAGGCGTTCCGCAAAGCCAAGACTACAGTTGGTTCATACAACGCAACGAAGCGTTGTTCGACTCTTTCGATTCCGTCACCGCCGAACAAGCCTCTACGCACCCCGCACCCGACTGCTCCACCATCGCCGCCCACACCTATCACATCCTCTTTGCGATGCGGTGGGCGAATAATCTACAGGGTGGGCCGGAGCCTGTGGGGACGTGGGAGACGAGTTGGGACAAGCAATCCGTTAATGAGGCGGAGTGGAAGGAGCTTGTGGCAACCGTCCGCTCTGAATGCAATTCGTTCGTGGCGTGGTTCGAGAAGAACGAAGATTGGTCGGACGAAGACAATCTGATCGGCGCTCTGAACGTTCTGCCGCACATGGCCTATCATCTCGGCGCGATTCGGCAGTTGATGAAGTTCGTGTAG
- a CDS encoding DinB family protein: MTAIDLLKLDAEYGFKQLMEALEGITQPQAWAKLTPQGKEYLHTDGSVQGIALHIASVKWAYASITFRNTELRWHQIADQMEAFEPSWDGALDYLKRGHDYWMASWADLKEEELEEMRPTNYKKELPAWRMIQIMNQHDAYHAGQIATIRYAAGESDTPPMSYAEDIRGSCQDSAAW; encoded by the coding sequence ATGACCGCAATCGACCTCCTCAAACTCGACGCCGAGTACGGATTCAAGCAACTCATGGAAGCCCTCGAAGGCATCACCCAGCCCCAGGCCTGGGCCAAACTCACCCCGCAAGGCAAGGAATACCTCCACACCGACGGCTCCGTCCAGGGAATTGCGCTGCACATCGCCTCGGTAAAGTGGGCTTACGCCAGCATCACCTTCCGCAACACCGAACTCCGCTGGCATCAAATCGCTGACCAGATGGAGGCCTTCGAGCCCTCTTGGGATGGCGCGCTCGACTACCTCAAGCGCGGGCACGATTATTGGATGGCAAGCTGGGCAGACCTCAAAGAGGAAGAATTAGAGGAGATGCGCCCGACCAATTACAAGAAGGAACTGCCCGCCTGGCGCATGATCCAAATCATGAATCAGCACGACGCCTACCACGCCGGGCAGATCGCCACCATACGCTATGCCGCAGGCGAATCGGACACCCCGCCCATGTCTTACGCCGAAGACATCCGGGGAAGTTGTCAAGATTCGGCAGCTTGGTAG